The following proteins are co-located in the Streptomyces sp. NBC_01198 genome:
- a CDS encoding poly-gamma-glutamate biosynthesis protein PgsC/CapC, protein MIPSVLTPEIAAMGIGLGLLFSLMCYLTTNLSPGGMITPGWLALTLIEDLQRAALVIGVTVLTYLTTLLMQKFVILYGKRLFAAVVLSGVLIQATVIIVLQVEFPLLYANQTLGFVVPGLIGYQMVRQPKGATLLSVGSVTLATYVVLTAAILLGALGPA, encoded by the coding sequence TTGATCCCCTCCGTCCTCACCCCAGAGATCGCCGCGATGGGCATCGGTCTGGGTCTGCTCTTCTCGTTGATGTGCTACCTGACGACCAATCTGTCGCCGGGCGGCATGATCACCCCGGGCTGGCTCGCGCTCACCCTCATCGAGGACCTGCAGCGGGCCGCGCTGGTGATCGGCGTGACCGTGCTGACCTACCTCACCACGCTGCTCATGCAGAAGTTCGTGATCCTGTACGGCAAGCGGCTGTTCGCGGCCGTGGTGCTCAGCGGCGTGCTCATCCAGGCCACCGTGATCATCGTGCTGCAGGTGGAGTTCCCGCTGCTGTACGCCAACCAGACGCTCGGGTTCGTCGTCCCGGGCCTGATCGGCTACCAGATGGTCCGCCAGCCCAAGGGCGCAACGCTGCTGTCCGTCGGCTCGGTCACCCTGGCCACCTATGTGGTCCTGACCGCCGCCATTCTTCTGGGTGCCCTGGGCCCCGCCTGA
- a CDS encoding HAMP domain-containing protein — translation MSLIGGIRPPIAVLSVLLLALAGITAVVLGRVDNAGVPKAVLTSQQHFAEDGAIALRASTDESVTDLTRSAALFSAGRPVSGDAVLDKLGSAYQKWMGTAVIEIRTGKLVAARGETVPLGSVNTSTLGDEGGLSPRMVRLKNGEARLLSFALLSWPGKPQLLLVASNNLKFPGISLGQFRSIAVVDRDGAILSSDGIPEPEQVRTSADRKDIKVSRSQLKDFALRAAGKSRQDPRSSKAPGTAGYQGVSGSLLGEHFLNDRSVAGYATLAGPDPGEATTASSLGLSVVAMVKVSEDTTRSSVPLFGLLAGAALLVIGGIAVAVLLGTVQRPLIRLFLESRRLTRGDLARPVTVPGYGETHRVGHALERLRRQLLGENADTTGPAPRPRRARVGTRALLGVCALLLLAWSAPLMLLINRADTTVAVPQQLVSDQRERTDTLSDRVRRALNEGSADLDSVASLIGNRTDPTSMEGVLERTLNENRRYRSLYVVDSSGEVLARGGKDPQLIRSHRLSTTPVRLLGRGGKEPVVVANAEIPDRDGAQLIGEFRIEFLNTLLTRPGMGVVRLVDDHAKIIAGNTGFLAFQGLPDDHLKDLVAASSQRLGKKARANGVLYREQEVRIAAAAPFAGSGPTDSLHWSVVSWQPADRLDIPEYDAQNRTVLAGLLGAAAAVACLGWMHIVVARPLRGMAARAEALADGDRKTVLFPQHHDEVGAVTRSLELIRQQLQDQRRQRPRRTPPQTSAPRQYSRD, via the coding sequence ATGTCACTGATCGGAGGTATCCGTCCGCCGATCGCGGTCCTGTCGGTCCTCCTGCTCGCGCTCGCCGGCATCACGGCGGTCGTGCTGGGCCGCGTCGACAACGCCGGCGTGCCGAAGGCCGTGCTGACGTCCCAGCAGCACTTCGCGGAGGACGGCGCCATTGCCCTGCGTGCCTCCACCGATGAGTCCGTCACCGACCTCACCCGGTCCGCCGCCTTGTTCAGCGCCGGCCGGCCGGTCTCCGGCGACGCCGTCCTCGACAAGCTCGGCAGCGCCTACCAGAAGTGGATGGGCACCGCTGTCATCGAGATCCGCACCGGCAAGCTGGTGGCGGCCCGCGGCGAGACCGTCCCGCTCGGCTCGGTGAACACCTCGACCCTCGGCGACGAGGGCGGACTCTCACCGCGCATGGTCCGGCTGAAGAACGGCGAGGCGCGCCTGCTGTCCTTCGCGCTGCTGTCCTGGCCCGGCAAGCCGCAGCTGCTGCTGGTGGCCTCCAACAACCTGAAGTTCCCCGGCATCAGTCTCGGCCAGTTCCGATCCATCGCCGTGGTCGACCGGGACGGCGCGATCCTCAGCAGCGACGGCATCCCCGAACCCGAGCAGGTGCGCACCAGCGCAGACCGCAAGGACATCAAGGTTTCCCGCTCCCAGCTCAAGGACTTCGCCCTGCGCGCGGCCGGCAAGTCCCGCCAGGACCCGCGCAGCAGCAAGGCCCCGGGCACCGCCGGCTATCAGGGCGTCAGCGGCAGTCTGCTCGGCGAGCATTTCCTGAACGACCGGTCCGTCGCCGGGTACGCCACGCTGGCCGGCCCCGACCCGGGTGAGGCCACCACCGCCTCCAGCCTCGGCCTGTCCGTGGTGGCCATGGTCAAAGTCTCCGAGGACACCACCCGCAGCAGCGTGCCGCTGTTCGGCTTACTGGCCGGCGCCGCACTGCTCGTCATCGGCGGTATCGCGGTGGCCGTGCTGCTGGGCACCGTGCAACGCCCGCTGATCCGGCTGTTCCTGGAGTCCCGCCGACTGACCCGCGGCGACCTGGCCCGGCCCGTCACCGTCCCCGGCTACGGCGAGACGCACCGCGTCGGCCACGCCCTGGAACGGCTGCGTCGCCAGCTTCTCGGCGAGAACGCCGACACCACCGGTCCGGCACCGCGCCCGCGCCGGGCCAGGGTAGGCACCCGGGCCCTGCTGGGCGTCTGCGCCCTGCTGCTGCTGGCCTGGTCGGCGCCGCTGATGCTGCTGATCAACCGCGCCGACACCACCGTCGCCGTACCGCAACAACTCGTCAGCGACCAGCGCGAGCGCACAGACACGCTCAGCGACCGGGTGCGCCGCGCTCTCAACGAGGGCAGCGCCGACCTGGATTCGGTCGCTTCCCTGATCGGCAACCGCACCGACCCCACGTCGATGGAAGGGGTGTTGGAACGCACCCTCAACGAGAACCGGCGCTACCGCTCGCTCTACGTCGTCGACTCCTCCGGCGAGGTCCTGGCCCGCGGGGGCAAGGACCCCCAGCTGATCCGTTCCCACCGGCTCTCCACCACCCCGGTCCGGCTGCTCGGCCGCGGCGGCAAGGAGCCCGTCGTCGTCGCCAACGCCGAGATCCCCGATCGCGACGGCGCTCAGCTGATCGGCGAGTTCCGCATCGAGTTCCTCAACACTCTACTCACCCGGCCCGGCATGGGCGTCGTCCGCCTCGTCGACGACCACGCAAAGATCATCGCCGGCAACACCGGCTTCCTCGCCTTCCAGGGGCTGCCCGACGACCACCTGAAGGACCTGGTCGCCGCAAGCTCTCAGCGGCTCGGCAAGAAGGCCCGCGCGAACGGTGTGCTCTACCGCGAGCAGGAGGTGCGGATCGCCGCCGCCGCCCCGTTCGCCGGCAGCGGCCCCACCGACTCCCTCCACTGGAGCGTGGTCAGCTGGCAGCCCGCCGACCGCCTCGACATCCCCGAGTACGACGCCCAGAACCGCACCGTCCTCGCCGGACTGCTCGGCGCCGCAGCCGCCGTCGCCTGCCTGGGCTGGATGCACATCGTGGTGGCCCGGCCGCTGCGCGGGATGGCCGCTCGGGCCGAGGCGTTGGCCGACGGCGACCGCAAGACCGTGCTGTTCCCGCAGCACCACGACGAGGTCGGCGCGGTCACCCGCTCCCTGGAACTCATCCGGCAGCAGCTGCAGGACCAGCGTCGGCAGCGGCCCCGCCGCACCCCGCCCCAGACGTCCGCGCCGCGGCAGTACTCAAGGGACTGA
- the pgsB gene encoding poly-gamma-glutamate synthase PgsB has translation MLFLYTVLLVCCVILLIAGIVEQRRHFTNLGNIPTRVLINGIRGKSSITRLCAGALRGGGLITVAKTTGTAARFIHPDATEEPVYRKFGIANVVEQIGIVRRAAAYKPDALVIECMAVMPALQEINQSKLIRSTIGVLCNVREDHLAEMGPTLDDVARSLCRSMPEDGICVTAEKDRFHILQEEADARNCQLMYADPETVSDEELRGFGWYTFKENVAIALAVAELLGVERETALQGMYDAPPDPGVLSVDRYLTPDGKKLRFANVFAANDPESTLMNINQLLDLGAIDRPLNVVINCRPDRVERNGQMGEIIPDLDPERVFVIGHPAKSAIDAIPAEFRSRAVDLGGGKRDPEEFMAVLLEQLGPDSSLVAIGNIHGQGEILLEHLAELSPDDSPDEVVATAPADSWAVPAAVEYVETVEPSASHIDPYQGYPQPYDTRYAQQPYVSQLPVQRGTEPYPDQEWATRSGHGQPHPDDVRTQQNHGQQMPARGMFEPRIPPQPSADESQQWHSPGEQR, from the coding sequence GTGCTCTTCCTCTACACCGTGCTGCTGGTGTGCTGCGTGATCCTGCTCATCGCGGGCATCGTGGAGCAGCGACGGCACTTCACCAACCTCGGCAACATACCCACCCGAGTGCTGATCAACGGCATCCGCGGCAAGTCGTCCATCACCCGCCTGTGCGCGGGCGCGCTACGCGGCGGCGGCCTGATCACCGTCGCGAAGACCACCGGTACCGCAGCCCGGTTCATCCACCCGGATGCCACTGAGGAGCCGGTCTACCGCAAGTTCGGCATCGCCAACGTAGTCGAGCAGATCGGCATCGTGCGGCGCGCCGCCGCCTACAAGCCGGACGCGCTCGTCATCGAGTGCATGGCTGTTATGCCGGCCCTGCAGGAGATCAATCAGTCCAAGCTGATCCGCTCCACGATCGGCGTGCTGTGCAACGTCCGTGAGGACCACCTCGCCGAGATGGGCCCCACCCTGGACGACGTGGCGCGCTCGCTGTGCCGCTCGATGCCGGAGGACGGCATCTGCGTCACGGCCGAGAAGGACCGCTTCCACATCCTCCAGGAGGAGGCGGACGCCCGGAACTGCCAGCTCATGTATGCCGACCCGGAAACGGTCAGCGACGAGGAGCTGCGTGGCTTCGGCTGGTACACCTTCAAGGAGAACGTGGCCATCGCGCTGGCCGTCGCCGAACTCCTCGGTGTAGAGCGGGAGACTGCCCTGCAGGGCATGTACGACGCCCCACCGGACCCCGGGGTCCTCTCCGTCGACCGCTATCTGACGCCCGATGGCAAGAAGCTGCGCTTCGCCAACGTCTTCGCCGCCAACGACCCCGAGTCGACGCTGATGAACATCAACCAGTTGCTCGACCTCGGCGCCATCGACCGCCCGCTGAACGTGGTCATCAACTGCCGCCCCGACCGCGTCGAACGCAACGGACAGATGGGCGAGATCATCCCCGATCTCGACCCCGAGCGCGTCTTCGTCATCGGCCACCCTGCCAAGTCCGCGATCGACGCCATCCCCGCCGAGTTCCGCTCGCGCGCCGTCGACCTCGGCGGCGGCAAGCGCGACCCGGAGGAGTTCATGGCCGTGCTGCTGGAGCAGCTCGGACCGGATTCCTCGCTGGTCGCGATCGGCAACATCCACGGACAGGGCGAGATCCTGCTGGAGCACCTCGCCGAACTGTCGCCGGACGACAGCCCCGACGAGGTCGTGGCCACGGCCCCGGCCGACTCTTGGGCGGTACCCGCCGCAGTCGAGTACGTCGAGACCGTGGAGCCGAGCGCGTCCCACATCGACCCCTACCAGGGCTACCCGCAGCCGTACGACACGCGCTACGCGCAGCAGCCGTACGTCTCGCAGCTCCCCGTGCAGCGCGGCACCGAGCCGTACCCGGACCAGGAGTGGGCGACCCGGAGCGGGCACGGCCAGCCGCACCCGGACGACGTGCGAACCCAGCAGAACCACGGCCAACAGATGCCGGCCCGCGGGATGTTCGAACCCCGCATTCCTCCCCAGCCTTCCGCCGACGAGAGCCAGCAGTGGCACAGCCCAGGAGAGCAGCGTTGA
- a CDS encoding NlpC/P60 family protein, with protein sequence MPKRKGRPVVHAVTVLALLAGSAYFTFELRKDAQAKVPAVQSVTDNAMQNPTPATGRQTWERLNDPARSVLRDAKGAVIATFTDGARAATLKGASRTFTEPANTSTKVITDDWVRLMPEPWTKGAQNQQWYKDWFKQYYGSEEDDIFAIAFQYVQGAPLKKDAAGVPYRGDAVFGPYKANGVDRLEQNDFYDYLGIPYTFRNGTTMPPRKERYRALDCSGFMRMVWGYRARYPLMATDKSGDGLPRSANGMARSKVGVDIIKLRGPAPWYTRPKNIDMLQPGDLLFFKMDHRTADHIDHVALYLGLDSEGHKVFISSRKEQNGPTIGDSGGMSRIDGNGFYAQLFRSAKRL encoded by the coding sequence ATGCCGAAGCGCAAAGGCCGCCCGGTCGTCCACGCGGTAACGGTCCTGGCGCTGCTCGCGGGCAGCGCGTACTTCACCTTTGAACTGCGCAAGGACGCTCAGGCGAAGGTCCCAGCCGTCCAGTCGGTGACCGACAACGCCATGCAGAACCCGACTCCGGCGACCGGCAGGCAGACCTGGGAGCGGCTGAACGACCCGGCGCGTTCCGTGCTGCGCGACGCCAAGGGCGCGGTCATCGCCACCTTCACAGACGGTGCCCGAGCCGCCACCCTCAAGGGCGCCTCCCGGACCTTCACCGAACCGGCCAACACCAGCACCAAGGTGATCACCGACGACTGGGTCCGCCTCATGCCGGAGCCCTGGACCAAAGGCGCCCAGAACCAGCAGTGGTACAAGGACTGGTTCAAGCAGTACTACGGCAGCGAGGAGGACGACATCTTCGCGATCGCCTTCCAGTACGTGCAGGGCGCCCCGCTCAAGAAGGACGCCGCGGGCGTACCGTACCGGGGCGACGCGGTGTTCGGGCCGTACAAGGCCAACGGCGTGGACCGCCTGGAGCAGAACGACTTCTACGACTACCTCGGCATCCCGTACACCTTCCGCAACGGGACCACGATGCCCCCGCGCAAGGAGCGCTACCGCGCGCTGGACTGCTCCGGCTTCATGCGGATGGTGTGGGGCTACCGCGCCCGTTACCCGCTGATGGCCACCGACAAGTCCGGTGACGGCCTGCCCCGCTCGGCCAACGGCATGGCCCGCTCCAAGGTCGGCGTCGACATCATCAAGCTCCGGGGCCCCGCCCCCTGGTACACCCGGCCGAAGAACATCGACATGCTGCAGCCGGGAGACCTGCTGTTCTTCAAGATGGACCACCGTACCGCCGACCACATCGACCACGTCGCCCTCTACCTGGGGCTGGACTCCGAGGGACACAAGGTCTTCATCTCAAGCCGCAAGGAGCAGAACGGCCCCACGATCGGCGACTCGGGCGGTATGTCCCGCATCGACGGCAACGGCTTCTACGCCCAGCTGTTCCGCAGCGCGAAGCGGTTGTGA
- a CDS encoding FAD-binding oxidoreductase, with amino-acid sequence MDDFSRRGLLKATAAAGAGAVVVPGVVALEASSASAVSEVSESGNCPPAQLTGRIVRPRDPDYADASIGWDELFVHYPLVIVYAQNTQDVVNALTWARQHDVALRVRSGRHSLEGWSNVDNGIVIDVSELKSVDIDADARTASVGAGLNQLEAVTTLAKQNFAVTTGTEGSVGLSGATLGGGLGFLTRYLGMACDSLIGAEVVVAEGAECAKVVNAGLEDNPDLLWALRGAGNGNYGIVTRLTYKVAPLASVTYLTATWDGIGDLQRIFDTYQRTAPNTDNRLGTQLEIHRNQILLFAVLAEGTPAEAKKLLAPLLSIGSPNVTTQVGNWGDVYAGFQIPTADEPANWKFFSQFTYKPFPAVAIDIVAQFMRDAPTDDSNFFAQAFGGAVRRSPRGGTSFPHRDALFYSEPGAGWGTRGVPGSGDELTPVAQAWIAEFSQALRPYVHGAYVNVPNIGMQDWETAYWDGNFDRLRRIKAKYDPCNVFQYEQSVPPAFC; translated from the coding sequence ATGGACGACTTTTCCCGTCGCGGGTTGCTCAAGGCGACGGCGGCTGCGGGCGCCGGTGCAGTCGTCGTGCCGGGCGTCGTGGCCCTGGAGGCATCGAGCGCGAGCGCCGTGAGCGAGGTGTCCGAGAGCGGCAATTGCCCGCCGGCACAGTTGACCGGTCGCATCGTGCGTCCCCGCGATCCCGACTATGCCGACGCGAGCATCGGCTGGGACGAACTGTTCGTGCACTATCCACTGGTCATCGTCTACGCCCAGAACACCCAGGACGTCGTGAACGCCTTGACCTGGGCGCGGCAGCACGACGTCGCGTTGCGAGTGCGCAGCGGCCGCCACAGTCTTGAGGGCTGGTCCAATGTCGACAACGGCATCGTGATCGATGTCAGCGAGCTGAAGTCGGTGGACATCGATGCCGACGCTCGTACGGCGTCGGTCGGCGCCGGCCTCAACCAACTGGAAGCGGTGACCACGCTCGCCAAGCAGAACTTCGCGGTGACGACGGGCACGGAGGGCAGCGTGGGGCTGTCCGGCGCGACGCTCGGCGGCGGACTCGGCTTCCTCACCCGGTACCTCGGCATGGCCTGCGACAGCCTGATCGGCGCCGAGGTCGTCGTGGCGGAGGGCGCCGAATGCGCCAAGGTGGTCAACGCGGGCCTGGAGGACAACCCAGACCTGCTGTGGGCTCTGCGCGGCGCGGGCAACGGCAACTACGGGATCGTCACCCGCCTCACCTACAAGGTGGCCCCGCTCGCGAGTGTCACCTACCTGACGGCGACGTGGGACGGCATCGGGGACCTGCAAAGGATCTTCGACACCTATCAGCGCACGGCACCCAACACCGACAACCGGCTGGGCACCCAGCTCGAGATCCACCGGAACCAGATCCTGCTGTTCGCGGTTCTCGCGGAGGGGACACCGGCGGAGGCGAAGAAGCTGCTGGCGCCGCTCCTCTCGATCGGCAGCCCCAACGTCACCACCCAGGTCGGCAACTGGGGCGACGTGTACGCGGGATTCCAGATCCCGACGGCAGACGAACCCGCCAACTGGAAGTTCTTCTCGCAGTTCACCTACAAGCCGTTCCCGGCCGTGGCGATCGACATCGTCGCCCAGTTCATGCGGGACGCGCCCACCGACGACAGCAACTTCTTCGCCCAGGCCTTCGGCGGCGCGGTCAGGAGGAGCCCCCGCGGCGGCACGTCGTTCCCGCACCGTGACGCGCTCTTCTACTCCGAGCCGGGTGCCGGCTGGGGCACCCGCGGCGTCCCGGGAAGCGGCGACGAGCTGACCCCGGTGGCTCAGGCGTGGATCGCCGAGTTCAGCCAGGCGCTGCGGCCCTACGTGCACGGTGCCTACGTCAACGTCCCGAACATCGGTATGCAGGACTGGGAGACCGCCTACTGGGACGGCAACTTCGACCGGTTGCGCAGGATCAAGGCGAAGTACGACCCCTGCAATGTCTTCCAGTACGAGCAGAGCGTCCCACCCGCGTTCTGCTGA
- a CDS encoding MFS transporter, giving the protein MPESVNAVGPSDDIGGGLAAAAASGEVHRWRAFSLLAVAYFITAVDMLIVNVALPTIGRELHFAQADLQWVVTAYALTFGGFLLLGGRAADLLGRRRVFMAGLALFTAASLACALATSGIFLIVMRGVQGLGAAVVLPAALSIVMNMFSEGAERNKALGLWGAIGASGATVGVLAGGVLTRYAGWPYIFYLNVIVGGAALLLTRRVVPESRLAAARRRYDPLGAITVTAALVLMAYAISQAPTAGWAATRTLALLAMSAALLAAFVAIEARAQAPLLPLRLFRLSTLAGSNAVGFLLGASFYGYIFIGTLYMQQVLGYSALSTGLAWLTVGLTGVVLAGPAQVLVTRASAKPVMAAGLSLTGAGILWATRAPVHGSFWADLAGPFLLTGTVTWIFIPVSIGALAGVTERDAGVASGLIDSSQQLGGAIGIALASSVAATRTRHLHTRGHNPADALTGGFHTALWVCGLIALSAILITFVLIRRTELVQGTTARQRQVPQPASVD; this is encoded by the coding sequence ATGCCGGAGTCCGTGAACGCGGTAGGTCCGAGCGACGATATCGGCGGCGGCCTGGCCGCCGCGGCCGCATCCGGCGAGGTGCACAGGTGGCGGGCGTTCTCGCTGCTCGCCGTGGCGTACTTCATCACGGCGGTAGACATGCTGATCGTCAACGTCGCGCTGCCGACGATCGGCCGTGAGCTGCACTTCGCGCAGGCGGACCTGCAGTGGGTGGTGACCGCGTACGCGCTCACCTTCGGCGGGTTCCTGCTGCTCGGCGGCCGTGCCGCCGACCTGCTCGGGCGCAGGCGCGTGTTCATGGCCGGGCTGGCGTTGTTCACCGCGGCCTCGCTGGCCTGCGCGCTGGCCACCAGTGGCATCTTCCTGATCGTCATGCGGGGCGTCCAGGGCCTGGGCGCTGCCGTGGTGCTGCCCGCCGCGCTGTCGATCGTGATGAACATGTTCAGCGAGGGCGCCGAGCGCAACAAGGCACTCGGCCTGTGGGGTGCGATCGGGGCCAGCGGCGCGACCGTCGGCGTGCTGGCCGGCGGCGTCCTCACCCGATACGCCGGATGGCCGTACATCTTCTACCTGAACGTGATCGTCGGCGGGGCCGCGCTGCTGCTGACCCGACGTGTCGTGCCAGAAAGCAGGCTGGCCGCCGCCCGCCGCCGCTACGACCCGCTGGGCGCCATCACGGTGACCGCCGCTCTGGTGCTCATGGCGTATGCCATCTCGCAGGCGCCGACCGCCGGATGGGCCGCCACCCGGACTCTGGCCCTGCTCGCGATGTCGGCGGCCCTGCTGGCGGCGTTCGTGGCCATCGAGGCCAGGGCGCAAGCGCCGCTGCTCCCGCTACGACTCTTCCGGCTGAGCACTCTCGCCGGGTCCAACGCGGTCGGGTTCCTGCTGGGGGCCAGCTTCTACGGCTACATCTTCATCGGCACCCTGTACATGCAGCAGGTACTCGGATACTCCGCCTTGAGCACCGGCCTGGCCTGGCTGACCGTCGGCCTGACCGGGGTGGTGCTCGCTGGTCCGGCGCAGGTGCTCGTCACCCGCGCGTCGGCCAAGCCGGTGATGGCGGCCGGACTCAGCCTGACCGGTGCCGGGATCCTGTGGGCGACCCGGGCGCCCGTCCACGGCAGCTTCTGGGCGGACCTGGCCGGACCCTTCCTTCTCACCGGCACGGTCACCTGGATCTTCATCCCGGTATCGATCGGGGCCCTGGCCGGCGTCACCGAACGGGACGCGGGAGTCGCCTCCGGACTCATCGACTCATCTCAGCAACTCGGCGGGGCGATCGGGATCGCCCTCGCCTCCTCCGTGGCGGCCACACGCACCCGCCACCTCCACACGCGCGGCCACAACCCCGCAGACGCGCTCACCGGCGGCTTCCACACCGCGTTGTGGGTCTGCGGACTCATCGCCCTGTCCGCCATCCTCATCACCTTCGTCCTCATCCGGCGCACCGAGCTTGTCCAGGGCACGACCGCCCGGCAACGCCAAGTCCCACAGCCCGCCTCCGTCGACTGA
- a CDS encoding dihydrofolate reductase family protein, translated as MRKLIESTLVTLDGVIEAPERWALFDAESSALSLEQLDNCEAFVMGRKTYETFHANWGQVTGSPYIDRINAMPKHVASRSLAETTWNATLLGPDPSSAIASLKRQPGKDLIKYGTTRFDDTLIHDHLIDEFRFWYMPVVAGSGERLFEHVDTTGLDLRLTDEKRLQNGSIILTYVPR; from the coding sequence GTGCGCAAACTCATCGAGTCGACGCTCGTCACGCTGGACGGAGTCATCGAAGCCCCTGAGCGCTGGGCGCTCTTCGATGCCGAGTCCTCGGCGTTGTCGCTCGAGCAGCTCGACAACTGCGAGGCATTCGTCATGGGCCGGAAGACGTACGAGACCTTCCACGCGAACTGGGGCCAGGTCACCGGCAGCCCTTACATCGACCGCATCAACGCCATGCCCAAGCACGTCGCCTCCCGATCGCTGGCCGAGACGACATGGAACGCCACCCTGCTGGGTCCCGATCCGTCCAGCGCGATCGCGAGCCTGAAGAGGCAACCGGGCAAGGACCTCATCAAATACGGCACCACCCGTTTCGACGACACACTCATTCACGACCACCTGATCGACGAGTTCCGCTTCTGGTACATGCCCGTCGTGGCCGGCTCAGGGGAACGGCTCTTCGAACACGTGGACACCACAGGACTGGACCTCAGGCTCACCGACGAGAAACGGCTGCAGAACGGGTCGATCATCCTCACCTACGTACCACGCTGA
- a CDS encoding RNA polymerase sigma factor, translating into MPVNEGSEAHASAQLVEDLFRREYAHLVSALIRVLGPSNIPLAEDVVHDALVSAMQAWRFGLPRDPKAWIIRAAHNRAIDMIRREQRHRSFLPELATATELTDTIEAALAPEAEGTSQLAMMFAVCDPGLSRETHVTLILRWLCGLSPREIGQAFLVDTQTIDRRLHRGRGRLRELGRLPDVDHLPDLDTRRGSVMRSLYLLFNEGYHGSNPQTPVRPFLCDDALHLTELLLEAKATAHPDVHALSALFCFGAARLSTRLDERGVFVPLEDQDRSRWDRARIEQGLVHLGHAASGDHLSRWHLEAGIACEHAIAPSVQETDWDRIVGFYQLLAEQSWSPVVALNRALAVAERDGVDDGRRELIALAQEPKLTRYPFYWAARADLERRAGRHAAAREHYENAITLARSTAERAAFERRIENLEIS; encoded by the coding sequence ATGCCCGTGAACGAAGGGTCCGAGGCGCACGCCTCTGCACAGCTGGTGGAGGACCTGTTCCGCAGGGAGTACGCGCACCTGGTCAGCGCGTTGATCCGGGTCCTGGGCCCGTCGAACATCCCGCTCGCCGAGGACGTCGTCCATGACGCGCTGGTGAGCGCCATGCAGGCGTGGCGTTTCGGTCTGCCGCGGGACCCGAAGGCATGGATCATCCGGGCGGCTCACAACCGGGCGATCGACATGATCCGCCGGGAACAGCGGCACCGCTCCTTCCTGCCCGAACTGGCAACGGCCACCGAGCTGACCGACACCATCGAGGCGGCCCTGGCCCCGGAAGCCGAGGGGACCAGCCAGCTGGCCATGATGTTCGCTGTGTGCGACCCCGGCCTGAGCCGCGAGACGCACGTCACCCTGATCCTTCGATGGCTGTGCGGCCTGTCACCCAGGGAGATCGGCCAGGCGTTCCTCGTGGACACCCAGACCATCGATCGACGCCTGCACCGCGGCCGCGGACGCCTGCGTGAGCTGGGGCGGTTGCCCGACGTGGACCACCTGCCCGACCTCGACACCCGGCGTGGCTCGGTCATGCGATCGCTCTATCTGCTGTTCAACGAGGGTTACCACGGCAGCAACCCCCAGACCCCGGTGCGTCCGTTCCTGTGCGACGACGCTCTGCATCTCACTGAGTTGCTGCTGGAGGCCAAGGCAACCGCGCATCCCGACGTGCACGCTCTGTCCGCCCTGTTCTGCTTCGGCGCTGCCCGCCTGTCCACGCGTCTTGACGAGCGAGGCGTCTTCGTTCCGCTGGAGGACCAGGACCGGAGCCGCTGGGATCGGGCGCGTATCGAGCAGGGTCTGGTGCATCTCGGTCACGCGGCCAGCGGGGATCACTTGTCCCGATGGCATCTGGAGGCAGGCATCGCCTGCGAGCACGCGATCGCGCCTTCAGTCCAGGAGACGGACTGGGACAGGATCGTCGGCTTCTACCAGCTCCTCGCCGAACAGTCCTGGAGCCCTGTCGTGGCGCTCAACCGTGCGCTGGCGGTGGCCGAACGGGACGGCGTCGACGACGGCCGCCGCGAGCTGATCGCCCTGGCGCAAGAGCCCAAACTGACGCGGTACCCCTTCTACTGGGCGGCCCGTGCCGACCTGGAGCGGCGGGCCGGCCGGCACGCCGCGGCCAGGGAGCACTACGAGAACGCGATCACGCTGGCCCGCAGCACCGCCGAGCGCGCCGCCTTCGAGCGGCGGATCGAGAACCTGGAAATCTCCTAA
- a CDS encoding YciI family protein: protein MLVFRGGAVSRSDLSPSELQAHVEKWYRWSEELAGQDRRNVGTALDGPGATVRSRELVTDGPYAESKDLVTGSMIFEAASLEDAVEVARGCPTYEFGGSVEVRPVQDYRI from the coding sequence ATGCTGGTCTTTCGTGGAGGTGCTGTCTCCCGGTCCGACCTGTCGCCATCCGAGCTTCAGGCCCATGTCGAGAAGTGGTATCGCTGGTCGGAGGAGTTGGCCGGACAGGACAGGCGTAACGTCGGGACCGCACTCGATGGACCGGGGGCCACTGTTCGCAGCCGCGAACTGGTCACCGACGGGCCGTATGCCGAGTCGAAGGATCTGGTGACCGGCAGCATGATCTTCGAGGCAGCGTCCCTGGAAGACGCCGTCGAGGTCGCGCGCGGGTGCCCGACGTACGAGTTCGGCGGGTCCGTCGAGGTGCGGCCGGTCCAGGACTACCGGATCTGA